The sequence AAGTACACTATCGTAATTAGACTATAACCTGTGAAACCCTGACTCTGTGAAATTGTCAGCTCTATCACACTCTAAATCAGAATAGACGCCTTAAGCATCACTCCCTGACCGATCTTTGAAGTGATAGAAAACTCCCCACCCAAGCTTTCTATCCGTTCTTTCATGCCAATGATTCCGAAATGATGGCCCGTTAATGACCAATCGGCTATCTCCTGGGGGTCAAACCCTTTACCGGAATCCTTCATAATCATTTCGATTTTCTGATTGACCAAGGAAATGGTGACATTAACTCTGGATGAACCAGAGTGCTTGATAACGTTATTAATTCCCTCTTGCAAAAATCGAAAGGCTACCAGTTCAATATCCTCTTTAAACCGAGCCTCTCTACTCATTCCCATGACTTCCAGGACTATAACCAAAAGCTCTTTTTGCATTATTTGCTCAAACATGACCTCGACAGCAGGAATAAGACCCAAATCCCGCAAAGAAGATGGGCGCAAATTACTGCAAATTGAACGAAGTTCATAATTCAAATCCTCTATCATATCCTGCATTACTGAGATCGCTTGAAAACTATTACTTTCACTGGAGAAATTAGTAATTAATTCTTTCATCCTGCGGTTTAGATCTAAGCCTATCTGTAATGATCCGTCATGTATTTCCCGCGCCAGAACTTTCTTTTCTTCCTCAAGGTTACTAAATAATAAGCGATTAATGACTTCCAATCCCTGGCTTCTTCGTTGTGTTTCCCGAGACTTTTTCTCCATGACATTTATTTCCCTGGACAATTGCTTCATGAGATGGATCACTTGGAGGCGTTGACCTAATTGATAACACGCAGTAGTGAGTAACAGTACTTCATTTGCTTTAAATTTGATATAAGAACGACGATGGCCCAGGAACATTCCGCAGGTAAACTCTTCGGAAACAAAGGGTATGTACAATTCCGCAGGAAAATTGCCAGAAAAACACTCGATGGAATGCCCCGTGTTTTTAGCTATTCGATAATAATCTTCCATGATGGATTGTTCTGTTGTATTGCCCAGATATCGTCCTGCCGCACTTTTTGTGTACCACCCTTTCTGATCCTCTGCTATAACAAAGGCACCTTCCAACCCCAGCTGACTCACTAACTCTTCGACGATTAAAGCTTCATTCATCGAGGATGGATTCCCGTGTAATTCAACAATTTTAGTTTCAATCCCACAACTTCCCTGAGTAAAGACGCACTTATCAGCGGCATAATCCACGAAAGCTTTAAAAAGGTTAAAGATGACCAGGGCCATCCCGGTTAACGACAACCATAATAGAAAAGTCTCAAGGTTTAAATCCTTAATCACTCCTATTAGAAATAAAAAATAAGTAAAAAGCACACATGTCAAAATACCGGAAACCAGAGATATAATGAGGGACTCGAGAAACATACGGCCATCCGGCAAACTCTTATTTAGGACAACATAACTAAGGGTAATTGGAACAATTACAATAAAAAGAGCACTAACCTTCGGATTAGCGATAAGCGGGGCATCAATAAGGATAGGAACCGCTGTAAGGATTACAAAGGGCAGCAACCCCATGGCCAGACCCGCAAGCACAATGGCTCCCTGATTCTTCTCCGGCTTATCAGCGGGTAATTTAATAAGCCAAACTAAATTCCCTAAAACTGTAACCGTACCGATCAGCCCATTAACGAGGGGGAGCTTTCTAATTTCAACAACCTCAATAACAACCCCTAAGCCATTTAAAACAAGGATCGTAACAACAAGGGCTGAAATAAGGCCTAAGACCCAAATGATAAGTTGGTTTAATCGATTAACCTTGTTAGTAAAGACAGAAACAAACTTCACTAATAGGACCGGTACGAGGGAGAAACCAATGGCCTCTAATTCTCTCGCCAAGACTAATCCACGACTGGAGACTGGGGCTAAGATTATGACCAATCCGGCCAGCCAATTTAACCAGAACAGAGCATGAGCTTTTATAAGGAAAGGACGCTTTAATACTGTAACCAGGCCTATCAGCCAAAAGATAACTCCTAAAGCCGCCATCGGGAGTTCACTTAACAATGTATAGGTAAAAGGCGGGTTCTCTATTTGGACAACACTCATGGGCATTTCAGGACTTTTTACCGTAAGGGTTGAAGCTCCTTCTGCCTCCCCCCACTTTTTAGTAGAAGGATACTTTCCCGGTTCGTCGTTGTTAACTTTTATAACCATATCCCCTGCACGAATTCCCAATCGATAACCCTCGCCATGGGGATCACTAAACTTTACGGTCCAGTTACCGTCAATACTTTTAAGGCTTAGGCCTACATAGGGTTGATTGAACAGAATAACAACATAGACAAGACAAACTATAATAAAGGCGACATTAGCAGTTCGAAGTGCTAGCCGCCTAAACATTTTATCCAACAAGCTGAATCAACTTCTCTTTTCTTTTTTCCGAAATTGGGATACGGTTTAAAATCTCCAGCGCACGCTGCTTATACATCTCGTGAATTACTGAACAATAATGACCAGCCCCCTCATTGATAACCAATTCTCTTAACTGTCTTTTTTCATTGGTCCCGAATTTAGCTAAACCTTTGCTTGCCAAAGTACTAAGGTACTTTAACTCTTCAGCTTCTATCTCATTAAGAACATTAAGAAGATAAACAAAGGGGAGAGTTTTCCTGCCTTTAATGAAATCACTTTTAGTTTCCGGATTTAGAAAGTCATCGAGATCATTTTTGATTTGACTCATGATTCCTAAACACATTCCGAATTGTTCTAACTGATCGACAAGTGCTTGATCAGCTCCTCCTAAGATCGCCCCAATTTTACAAGCGCCGGCAGTTAAGCCGCCAGATTTTTTATGAATAATCTCAAAATATTCTTCAAGAGTAATTTTCTCTTTACTGTCATTCAAAAACTCCTGAATTTGTCCGTCACAGGCTTGTAACCCCATCTGGTTAAGAACCTTGCTTGCTTCCTCGAAATACCTGGAATTAGATAAAGTCGAAAGGGCTTGGTAGCTAAGAACCAGGATACAAGCAGCGAAATTAACCGCTTGGGCAGGAGGAACTTTACGCCAGGGCAGACTGTTATTATCTTGGTCTTGAATATCGTCCAAAATATCAGCTGCCAAGGCGTAGAGTTCCATAGCAACGGCTCCCTGCAAACCTTCTTCTAAGGCCCCCCCAGTGCTGTCGCAAGTTATAAGCGTTAATTGGGCCCACCCATACCTGCCCTTGATTCTAAAACCGGCATCAAGCCAACAATCAATTATGCTTACGACACCCTTGCTAAGCCCTGATCTGCTCAAAAGCAGTTCTATTTCCTTCGCAATATTTCCGTCCATATTCATGGTATAACTTTGTCCCCTTTTATACCCAATAGAGAGTCGGTTTCATGATAGCCGCTGAAGAATTACCCGACAATTTTTCTTGCGAGAACACTTTTGCTATGGCGTTCAATTCGCAGTTAGTCATTTCGCGGTTAGATTTTAACTTTGGTATTTCTACTGAGCTGCGATTTGGGTTTTTAGCTAATTCGTGAACTAATTCAGCAATGTTGTCAAAGTTCAATTAAATTACCCCTTTCTCTTTAAATAAGTTTGACATCCTTTCCTAAATTCCTCCTATTTCGGGAAATATTACGAAAATCTACATATTTGTTTCCTTCTACTCCACTCATTATCTACAGATCAGACATCTTGTTCCCCTTCTTCTTCCTATCCTCTAAAGAGTTATAATAGTTGTAATAGTAATACTCATTGGTATCCATCTCCACTTTATTGAGAACCGCCCCGAGGATCTTAATCTCCAACTGATCCAGCAGTCCCTTGGCTTTTTGCGCATAACCCTTGTCCACTTCCCCCGAGGCTAAGACCAGGATGACACCATCAACCTCCTGGGCGAGAATCAGTGCATCTGTAACGGCAATAACGGGAGGAGTATCGATGAGAACCATGTCAAATTCCCCACTGACTTCCTCGATTAAACCTTTCATCCGGTTGGACCCCACAAGCTCGGCAGGATTTGGAGGAATGGGACCAGCTGGAAGAAGCCGAACACTTGGCACAGCTGTATCCCAGACAGGTTTTCGATAGTCCTGATCCTCAACCAGGTAAACCGATAACCCCACTCTATTATCTACCCCAAATAGTTTATGTTGAGTGGGATTACGTAAATCAGCGTCAATAATCAGCACAGATTTTCCGGATTGAGCGATACTTACCGCAAGATTAGCGACGGTATGAGATTTTCCCTCCCCGGGACCTGAGCTTGTTACCGCTATTATTTGAGTGTTTGAATCCACACTCGTAAACTGAACATTTGTTCTAAGCGCCCGATAGGCCTCCGAGATTGGAGATTTTGTTTGCTCAAAGGTGATTAACGAATAGACCAATAAAACCGTCTCCTCTTGCCCTTATTTTCCTATTTTATAATCTGGAATGATTCCCAGCACTGGAATCCCTAAAAGCTTCTCAATATCACTTGAGGTCTTAACCGTGTTATCCAGATATTCCAGCAGGAAGACCAAGCCAAGAGACGCCATAAGACCCGCAACAAAGGCAATCAGTATGTTCAGCAATTTATTGGGCTTAATGGGCTTATCCGGGATCACTGCAGTATCCACAATGCTTACACTATCTACTTTTTTAATTTCAATGACAGCCTTAGAAAACTCTTGCGCCATTGTGTTGGCTATCGAGGCTGCCAGCTCAGAGTTTGTATTGCTCGCCTGGATTTCCAAGATTTCTGTCGTCTTCACTGGATTTATGGAGATCAGACGGTCGAGTCCTTCAACCGTAAGCTCTAAGTCCAGTTCATCGATCACTTTTTGTTCGACGGTGCGACTCTGCGCGATCAGAGCATAGGTTTTGGCAAGTTGTTGGTTCGCTAGAAGTACATTATTATCGAGCATCTTGACTGCCTCTTGCCCAGACTCCGCAGCTTTCTTTCCCACGATCAAGGTGGTTGAAGCTCGATAAACCGGTTTTATGACATAAAAACTAATAACCCCACTGGTGAGTGCCGCGATGAGTGGCAGAGCCACCACGATGATCCATCGTTTTCGCAACAAATCCCAATACTGCCTTAAATCTACTTTTTCTTCCATGTCGACCCTCCCAAAAGTTATACTTTCTGCCTAGTACAAAAAAAGCAGAGAGCTGGAATCCCCAACTCTCTGTATAATCCGATATGTCTCCCGCAACCAGCGTATGCAGTACATGCGTTGAGGCAATCAAATTAATTAACAGTCACTGCGATCCTAATTAATTCGTTCGCTTCTACTTGTAAGTCATTCCTCCTATAGGCAGTAATGAATGTTGTACCTTTTGTAGTACCGGCTTTGATAGAAGAGCCGTCCTCAGCAACCGTTACAATTGCTGAATTATCAGATTTCCAAAACAGCAGACTTCCAACATTTAAGGAACCGGTATCTATCCCTTTAAGAGAAAGAGCAAGTTTGGGTTTATTAGCACGTTTCTTCAAAGTAAGCGGCGTCCAGGGATCAGTGATAGTTCCATTGATTTTGCATTCGATCTGAGAACGGATAACAGACATAGCCATTGCCTTTTGAGCGGCATTCGTAGGGTCAATAACCGCCCCTACCTGTTCTTGGGTTTCAACAAGTAACTCGATATTCCAGTCAATATCTGCAAGCTTTTGATTAAAAACGTAATACTTACTATTTTCACGATCCGTAACCTTGTGTAGGGCTGTTCTCAGTAATTGAACTAATTTGCCCTTGATTAGCTCAGCCGAGATTTCTGTACTGGAATAGCCTAGGATTGCCATTAAACCGAAGGGATTTTGTTTGACTTCTTGTTTGATCTCTTTTTGCAGCTCATCTTGGGTAGCCAGTATAAAACTATAGAATAGTTCAATTTTAAAATCATCTCCGAAAAGCGTCCTGAATGTTCTCCCATTCTCAGTTTCAAACGATATGAGCGCACTTTCCATAGCAGCCTTATCATCAGAATAATTGAGCCCTTGAAGATCTAGGAGGGATTTAACGATTGCCGCTTTTGCATCCTCTCTCGTAGCCCCTTTTGCTTCGAATCTTGCAACCACTTGATCCGTCAAAAGTCCATCCAGGGCACTGCTTAACGTCCCATCTTGCACTGCAATCAATAAGTTTGTTCTAGCTTCCTTCAGGGAATCTTTTTCACTGGGATTAAGATAGCCACGGTAGGACAGCATTTCAGTTACGATTTCCTGAAGAGATGCCGTATGTGAGAAACCACCACGTTGGGCGATTAGGGACCCAATTTGGGTTTCAGTTTCTGCGCTTGGGCTAGGGAGAGTTGGGACTGTACCCTCAGCCACAGCATTGAATGGAATCATAGTAAGTACCATACCCGCAATAGCTAATGAAGCTAAGGCTTTTTTTGTTTTTTTCATGAAGTGAATTTCTCCTCTCATTACTTTGAAGATTATCCTCTTACCATTTATTCACTTAAACTACATTGTTTAAAATTTATTATAGGATTGATCCGATCTTTGTACATCCGTATAAACTACAGGTAAATAAAAAAAGAACCCGGTGGTTCCTACAGGTAGAACTATATTCTTATGATATTTAACTTTAAAACTGCCGTAAATAACTCTTTTTTTATTTACAGTATTTCAATTAACCCTTCAACGTTATAAGATGCAAAGAAGAATAAATCATATTTAGTTTAGAAAGGGAGTATAGAAAATTGTATAAGAAGCTTCTTAGCTTGGTAGCCGCAATAAGCCTTATCGCAACTACGTTCATTGCTCCAGCTGGGGCAGCTCCGACAAAAAGCACTTACACGATTGCATTCCAGCAACAAATTCCCTCTGACTATGATCTAATAATTTCTAAAGCCGGCGGCAAGGTACTTAGGGTATTGCCTGAGGTGTCAGGACTTGAGGTACAATCCGATAACCCATACTTTTTAGATAATCTTAAAATGGTTAAGGGAATCCAAGCCGCAGATGTTGCCATGGATTTAAAATTAGATATGGAAATGAACTCAGTAACTGCTAACGCTCAACCTGTTACAGATATTCCCCAAGGGGATCAAATAGCTAGCTACTGGGACTATCAATGGGATATTCAGCGAATTACACATAACGGAGATTCTTATGCACTGGAGACCGGCGGTGTGGAAAACCTTGACGGAACAGTAATCCACAAGGCGGTTGTCGGTATCATAGACTCAGGGATTGATTTTAACCATCCTGATCTGAAGCCTAACATTGTTGGCGGGCAGAACTTCGTACCGGCCAATGCGGAGGGAGACCTGACTGAAACCGGTGATCCTAATGACTATAGGGATCGCTTCGGACACGGTACCCACGTTGCCGGTTTTATTGCCTCAAATGGCAAAATGAAAGGGACTGGGCCCAATTTAGGAATCAGGGCTTATCGGATCTTCTCTGCAGGCGGGAACACGTCAACTAGCTGGATTATTGAGGCTATCCTCCAAGCGACTAAAGACAAAGTAGACGTCATTAACATGTCCGTGGGTGGATTCGATAGTATCTCTCGTTATACCTACCTGGATGACAAAAATGCCTATAATGACGTTGCCGATGCACTCTTATACAGGCGAGCCATTCAATACGCAGTCAATCATAATGTCACAGTTATCGTTGCAGCTGGGAATGAGTCTCTTAACTTAAACAACCCAAAGGAAATCACAAATTACATGAACCAAGCCTACGGGTACTTAGGACTCCAGTTTAAAGGGGCTGCACGCCAAGTCCCGGGACAGATCCCGGGAGTTATTACCGTATCCTCTTCTAACCAATGGTCTAAGGATAAAATTGCTTTCTACTCTAATTATGGATCCCGCTCCATCGATGTAGCCGCCCCGGGTGGTGACAATGGATCCATCTATGCCCAAACCGGTGATCTCAACCTACGGGACTTCCACTACCACACCCTTAGCACCTACCCGACCTACCTCGAGCCCTATTACACATCAAATCTGCGGGGCTATGCTCTATTGCAAGGTACCTCAATGGCTTCCCCGAAAGTTGCAGGGATTGCAGGAGTCATTAAAGCCCATAATCCAGGATTAACCCCAGCCCAAGTCACTGCCTTGATTCAACAGACAGCGGTCGATTTAGGCAAACCCGGAACCGATGCTCTCTTTGGCGCGGGCGAGGCCAATATTTACAATGCCTTAACCCAGCGCACAATTTCACAAGCTCCTCATATACAACAAAAAGGATCTCTTCATTGACCATGTACTAAGTCTCTTGCTTCAAACTAGTTTCCTGTCTTGAATCTTAATGACGCGGCCAGCGGGGTGTTTGTCGTGGGTAACAATGACAAAAGCGACACCGTACTCTTTATTTACTTGTTTAAAAATGCCATAAACATCTTCTGAACTATGTAAATCCAGGTTTCCCGTTGGCTCATCAGCCAGGATGACCTTAGGGTTATTAATCAGCGACCTGGCAATGGCGACACGCTGCTGTTGACCCCCGGATAGATCAAGGACATTGGAGCAGCGATACTTATATAGCCCTAACATATCTAATAAGCGATTCGCCCTTTCCTTTATCTCAGATCCGTTGTTTCTTTGTATTGCACTAGGCAGGAGAACATTGTCAAAAACATTGAACTCCTGTAATAAAAAATGGAATTGAAAAATAAACCCTATAGACTGATTCCGTAACTTAGCCAACTTATGCTGCTCCATAGTTTTAGTATCAGATCCGTCGATGATGACTTCCCCACTGGTGGGCCTATCCAGAGTACCCATAATATTTAGAAGGGTCGTTTTACCGCTTCCGGAGGCCCCGACAATCGAGTTAATGCTGTGTTCCTTGATTTCTAAATTAATGTCGTAAAGAATTTGCGTCTTTACTCGGGTTCCAAAGATCTTGTTAACATTGATTAATTCAATAACATTAGGCATATTTATCCTCACTCACAAACTGAACATACATTTGTTCTTATTTTCTCATTTCATTGTATGAAATTCTATCTTGACCTCCCTAGCTGTCTAAAGCTTTATGGTCATCGATAGATTTCCCAGAACACTGCCATTTTTCTCGAACTTCCCTTGAATTTTAACACTCTTGCTGTAAAACGTCCTAAAGCTTCTTAAGCTAATTCCATCTCCGCCTTGGGTTCCCGGAATTAAGTCATCGAGGTTTATTAAGGTGGCCTGTCCTCCTGAAAGAGGAATGGTTTTATCGATCATATTCAATTTCAAGTCACATGACTTGTCGACGGTGATACTAAAGCCGGTCACTTGAGTCGTATCCGGAGCACCACTCAGGTTAAAGGTTGAGTCATTACTCATGTCACTTGAGTTGTAAGCAGGAACGGTTAACACTTGAATGTTAAGAACCTTAATGGGCTGAGTTGGAGTCAACGTTGCGGGGAAGAAGATTTCTACTGATAACCCTAAAACCCACGCCAGTCCAATAGCCATGCTTATGTAGAATAGTCGTGGCCATTTTTTACCCATGTTGTAAATTATCCCCCTAAACATCTGATAAGTTAATGCGAATCAGTCTCTAAAGACTAATTCAAAAACAGAGAGCTGGAATCCCAACTCTCTGTATCATCGGATATATTTTCCCCAACCAAAACTACATGCTCAATACCTATTATAGGATTGTTCCGATCCTTGTACATCTGTATAAATTACAGGGAAATTAAATAAATTTCCAGGCAGTTTCTACAGGGTCACCTATAATTCCATTGTTGGAAATCCATATAGCTTAAGGTTTCTAGAATCCCGTTCTCAATCTTTTTACTTGCTTCCTCAATTGCAGCCAAAGAATATACAGGCTAAGGCGGCCATCTCAGAGGAAGTAGCCGCTCAACTCCCCAATGTCAGGCGTTTTTTGGCTTAGATCAATATCAAACAGGTATAGCCATAGCCACGAAGCTGATGAGAATTGCTCCTTAAGGATCTTGCTATATGACGAACAATAAAAACCAGGAACCTTCAAGCTTCTCTTGAGGGCTCCCAGTTCTTCCCTTGCGCTGATTCAGAGACAAGGGATTACTCCCTGAGTTCCTGCAACTCTACTGTTCTAGTTTCTTACTATAAACAGTCTTAAATGAAAGTAGTCTTTTTTGCATAACATATGCTCACTTTAAGCTAACATACGTTTCTCTTCCATTAACTTGCCATCCCGAATCCTAAGTACACGTGAACATATGCTCAAGGCCGTTAATCTATGGGTAATAACCAAGCAAGTACAGGGATAGCCCAAATTCTTTATCCCCATCAAAACATCCATTTCTGTCTCCATATCCAGAGCAGAAGTAGCTTCATCTAAAATCATTACCGGGGCTTGCTTTAGGAAAGCTCTGGTAATGGCAAGCCTTTGGGCTTGTCCCTCAGAAAGCCCAAGACCATGCTCCCCGATGACAGTGTGTAAACCTTCAGGCAGCTCTTCTATGAAGCTCCAAGCACATGCCGCACGGG comes from Desulfosporosinus meridiei DSM 13257 and encodes:
- a CDS encoding sensor histidine kinase; the protein is MFRRLALRTANVAFIIVCLVYVVILFNQPYVGLSLKSIDGNWTVKFSDPHGEGYRLGIRAGDMVIKVNNDEPGKYPSTKKWGEAEGASTLTVKSPEMPMSVVQIENPPFTYTLLSELPMAALGVIFWLIGLVTVLKRPFLIKAHALFWLNWLAGLVIILAPVSSRGLVLARELEAIGFSLVPVLLVKFVSVFTNKVNRLNQLIIWVLGLISALVVTILVLNGLGVVIEVVEIRKLPLVNGLIGTVTVLGNLVWLIKLPADKPEKNQGAIVLAGLAMGLLPFVILTAVPILIDAPLIANPKVSALFIVIVPITLSYVVLNKSLPDGRMFLESLIISLVSGILTCVLFTYFLFLIGVIKDLNLETFLLWLSLTGMALVIFNLFKAFVDYAADKCVFTQGSCGIETKIVELHGNPSSMNEALIVEELVSQLGLEGAFVIAEDQKGWYTKSAAGRYLGNTTEQSIMEDYYRIAKNTGHSIECFSGNFPAELYIPFVSEEFTCGMFLGHRRSYIKFKANEVLLLTTACYQLGQRLQVIHLMKQLSREINVMEKKSRETQRRSQGLEVINRLLFSNLEEEKKVLAREIHDGSLQIGLDLNRRMKELITNFSSESNSFQAISVMQDMIEDLNYELRSICSNLRPSSLRDLGLIPAVEVMFEQIMQKELLVIVLEVMGMSREARFKEDIELVAFRFLQEGINNVIKHSGSSRVNVTISLVNQKIEMIMKDSGKGFDPQEIADWSLTGHHFGIIGMKERIESLGGEFSITSKIGQGVMLKASILI
- a CDS encoding polyprenyl synthetase family protein, with amino-acid sequence MNMDGNIAKEIELLLSRSGLSKGVVSIIDCWLDAGFRIKGRYGWAQLTLITCDSTGGALEEGLQGAVAMELYALAADILDDIQDQDNNSLPWRKVPPAQAVNFAACILVLSYQALSTLSNSRYFEEASKVLNQMGLQACDGQIQEFLNDSKEKITLEEYFEIIHKKSGGLTAGACKIGAILGGADQALVDQLEQFGMCLGIMSQIKNDLDDFLNPETKSDFIKGRKTLPFVYLLNVLNEIEAEELKYLSTLASKGLAKFGTNEKRQLRELVINEGAGHYCSVIHEMYKQRALEILNRIPISEKRKEKLIQLVG
- a CDS encoding CpsD/CapB family tyrosine-protein kinase; amino-acid sequence: MVYSLITFEQTKSPISEAYRALRTNVQFTSVDSNTQIIAVTSSGPGEGKSHTVANLAVSIAQSGKSVLIIDADLRNPTQHKLFGVDNRVGLSVYLVEDQDYRKPVWDTAVPSVRLLPAGPIPPNPAELVGSNRMKGLIEEVSGEFDMVLIDTPPVIAVTDALILAQEVDGVILVLASGEVDKGYAQKAKGLLDQLEIKILGAVLNKVEMDTNEYYYYNYYNSLEDRKKKGNKMSDL
- a CDS encoding YveK family protein, which codes for MEEKVDLRQYWDLLRKRWIIVVALPLIAALTSGVISFYVIKPVYRASTTLIVGKKAAESGQEAVKMLDNNVLLANQQLAKTYALIAQSRTVEQKVIDELDLELTVEGLDRLISINPVKTTEILEIQASNTNSELAASIANTMAQEFSKAVIEIKKVDSVSIVDTAVIPDKPIKPNKLLNILIAFVAGLMASLGLVFLLEYLDNTVKTSSDIEKLLGIPVLGIIPDYKIGK
- a CDS encoding S8 family serine peptidase, coding for MYKKLLSLVAAISLIATTFIAPAGAAPTKSTYTIAFQQQIPSDYDLIISKAGGKVLRVLPEVSGLEVQSDNPYFLDNLKMVKGIQAADVAMDLKLDMEMNSVTANAQPVTDIPQGDQIASYWDYQWDIQRITHNGDSYALETGGVENLDGTVIHKAVVGIIDSGIDFNHPDLKPNIVGGQNFVPANAEGDLTETGDPNDYRDRFGHGTHVAGFIASNGKMKGTGPNLGIRAYRIFSAGGNTSTSWIIEAILQATKDKVDVINMSVGGFDSISRYTYLDDKNAYNDVADALLYRRAIQYAVNHNVTVIVAAGNESLNLNNPKEITNYMNQAYGYLGLQFKGAARQVPGQIPGVITVSSSNQWSKDKIAFYSNYGSRSIDVAAPGGDNGSIYAQTGDLNLRDFHYHTLSTYPTYLEPYYTSNLRGYALLQGTSMASPKVAGIAGVIKAHNPGLTPAQVTALIQQTAVDLGKPGTDALFGAGEANIYNALTQRTISQAPHIQQKGSLH
- a CDS encoding ABC transporter ATP-binding protein — protein: MPNVIELINVNKIFGTRVKTQILYDINLEIKEHSINSIVGASGSGKTTLLNIMGTLDRPTSGEVIIDGSDTKTMEQHKLAKLRNQSIGFIFQFHFLLQEFNVFDNVLLPSAIQRNNGSEIKERANRLLDMLGLYKYRCSNVLDLSGGQQQRVAIARSLINNPKVILADEPTGNLDLHSSEDVYGIFKQVNKEYGVAFVIVTHDKHPAGRVIKIQDRKLV